A segment of the Chitinophagales bacterium genome:
TCGATAATGATTTTATTGATGCTGCTATCATCAGCAAACATTTCCATTAATTTTTCTTTATTGGCCTGATATGCATTTACATACAGACAAGTGTCGTTCACTTTGAACAAGTTGCCAGAAGGAAGTAAGGATTGGTCGTAGATTCTTTCAGAACTGTATCCCTTCTTATTTTTTAAAACCAATTTTCTGATAGACATATCAGTCTTTTGCACTTCAATGCTAACCGAATCACGATTTCCATTGAAAAGATAGTAATTCAGATTTCTATCTGTTGCCGTTTTATTGGCAGCCTGAGCATATTTTTTATAATATTCTAAAAGGGAATCTACTTGAGTTTCGTCAATTTTAAACAATACATCACCTATTTCCAGTTTTTCATCCACAGTGCTATCATTAGTGTCCAACCAGGTGATTACAGATTTGCCTTCAATAATACTTGTGAAAAATGGCGGCTGTGAATATCCCAAAATCGAATCAAGCATAGAACTTTTGAAAACAAGGTGTGTGTCCCTAATTTTTGCAGCAAACTCGCGCATTATAAAATCATAACCCGCTGCTTTTGCTTTGGCTTGTATTTTTGGAATATAGGTCTCAAGAACGGTATTCCAATCTGAGTCCAAAAGAGATTTATAGGGATAAAACCAATTCATCAAATTCCAGAACCGGGCAAAGGCAAGCAATTGCACCGCTTTATTTTGGCGCACATCTTCCTGCGGCTCCGTTTCGTTGATCAGAGTCATTACACCATTGGTAAAGGGAGCAATGAGATAATGCTGTTTTTTTACAGAACTGTGGACCAGTTTCTCAATTTTAGCATCAAGAATTGTGTCTCCACTTTCAAAAGTGAGTGAATTCAGTACAATCAACTCTCGCTTATTTTTAAATTTTTTGTTTTTTGGCTTTTTAATGTCATTGCAATAATTGAGCATTTGCCATAAAACTGTGTTCAATTCTACTGTATTTTTGGCATTTTCAAGCTTTGGTAAATATTCAAGAAATACAGCATCCCAATTTGTTTTACCTCCTGCAACTGCCGGGTGATGGTATTTTAAAATTCCCCAAAACTCGATGTATTTGGCAATATGATCGGTGTTGTCATTCCTCTCTCGGGCATGGTTCTCCTGAAAGGGAAATATTAAAATCCACAGAATTATCAAAAAGTATAGCTCCCTAAATCCTGACATTTGCTTGATATCGAACAAGTACATTAAATTGATTTTAAGTTAATAAAACAAAACATTACATTGTAGTATTAATCAAAACCTCTTTTAAAAACCTGTGCTTAAAGCCGGAATATGCATTAGAAAATTTATTACATCAATCAAAAACTTTAAAAATGAAACGTATACTCCTATTAATTAGCCTGGCAATATTGGTTTCCTGTAGTAGTACATTTGCCCAGGAAGTGTTTGCCGAAGTAGAACAAATGCCAGAATACCCGGGCGGGCAGGAAAAACTGCTGGAATACCTGGGGAAGCTCAAAAAGCCTAAAAAACTGGAAAAGGATTTTACACTTTATGTAAGATTCCTGGTAGATACTACAGGCGAGGTACAAGAAGTAATTATAGCCAATGAATCTGAAACTGATGATGAAGCGCTGAAACAAAGCGTAGTGCAGCATGTGCGAAAAATGAAAAGATGGGAACCAGGCCGGCAAAAGGGCAAGCCGGTGATTGTACAATATGTGGTTCCCTATAAATTTCAAGCCGAAGCCGGAAAGGAGTAGATCATGTTAAGCAAGCCGTTTACCTTCGTCTTATTTTTAATTTTATGGATTTTCTCCATTGATGTAACAGCTCAAAAAATCTATACTATTGCAGAAGAAATGCCCGAATATCCGGGTGGTGAAATGGCACTCTATGAATATTTATATGAAGTTCCTTTTCCCGAAAAATACAAATCCCCAGAGTTTAAAAATCAGATACAAATTCAGTTCCAAATAGATACTGCGGGAAATGTGCAAAACATAGGTGTGAAAAACCAAACCGATAATGATGAACTGGGACTTATAGCCATTGAGCACATTGAAAAAATGCCGCAATGGAAACCGGGCATACATTTAGGGAAAAAGGTGATCGTGCAATATGTATTACCGATTCCATTTGAAAGATTAACCCCTAAAAACAAGAAGAGAAAAGGAAAATAGATTCACTCACTTCCTCAGCGCATACTTATAATAGCCGCGCCATTTTTCCAAAACGGCAGTAAAATCCTCGGGCAATTCCGACTCAAATAACATTTCCTTGCCCGTTTCGGGATGTACAAAACCCAGACTCTTTGCGTGCAATGCCTGCCGGGGCATCAGTTGGAAGCAATTTTCTACAAACTGCTTGTATTTGCTGTAAATGGTTCCCTTGACAATTCTGTCGCCTCCATAAGTATCATCATTAAAAAGTGGGCAGTTGAGGTGCTTCATATGCACGCGTATTTGGTGCGTGCGTCCTGTTTCCAGTTCACATTCTATCAATGTGGTATAGCCAAAGCGCTCCAGAACTTTATAATGCGTTACAGCTGCTTTTCCGAAATCACCATCAGGATAGGCCGCCATTTTTTTTCTATAGCGTTGGTCTCTGCCAATGAACACATCAACTTTACCTTCATCATCGGGCAAATCGCCCCAAACCAATGCGTGGTATTTACGCTCTGTGGTCTTTTCAAAAAATTGCTCTGACAAATGGGTCAGTGCCCTTTCTGTTTTGGCAATCACAAGCAGTCCACTGGTGTTTTTATCGATGCGGTGTACCAGGCCGGGGCGAGTTCGGTCAGCTTTCATGGCCAATTCATTAAAATGATGCAAAAGTCCATTGACAAGTGTCCCTGTATAATTTCCCGAACCGGGATGTACAACAAGTCCAGCCGGCTTGTTGACCACTGCAAGATGCTCATCTTCATAAACTACATCAATTGGGATGTCTTCGGCCTCCAGTTTAAATTCCCGTGCAGGAGTAGTCAGCATAATCCTGATATCATCTCCTGCCTGTATCTTGTGATTGGATTTCACTACACTTCCATTGACAAAAACCTGTCCTTCCTTCGCTGCATTCTGAATTTTATTTCTACTAATACCTTCTATTCGGTTGTGCAGAAATTTATCAATGCGCATCGGTTCCTGACCTTTATCGGCTTTAAAGCGGTGCTGCTCATACAATCCTTCTGACTCTTCAATATCATTACCTGTATTTTCTTCCATTTTTATTTTTCAGATTGCATACTTTTATTCTGTAATGCGCATTAATTGGGCTTAAATTTAACCAGCCTACACACAAAACAATAAATAATAATTTATTTATAGAAAGGCTTTTTACTGATGTATTAGAATACTATACCGTCAGCTAAATTGATTTTTAAAACTTTCGTATTTTTCGATATTCAATCTCAAAACATGCTCAACGAATGAAAATTTATAGCCTGCACTACCTGTTTCATAATTACCCCTATTTTCCTTACTCAAGCTCTTTCTCGCTAAGCTTGTATGTGGTTTTCTGAATTTATACAATAACTTGAACACATTGTCTATTTGCTCTAAACACTTACCATCAACAGTATTAGAGTGATCAGTCAATGCTGTACTCACTTTTTTTAACAGTGAAGGTTTATCTTCAATTTCATCAAACATTTCCCTTAAATAAATTGGCATATACGCATTACACTCTCTGGTAAATTTAAGGTATATCTCATCATCATTATCAAACCATAACATTTTATCAACAAGGTATAATGGGATTTGCCCACCTCCCGGGCCTATATATTCTTTGTTTCCAACTTCCACAGGGTCAAAATAGGGGCGCAATCGATTGCTAAACACCCAGGGGTCTATAAGCCTCATGGATTGTGCAAATGCAGAAACGGATTTTTCAAAATTGGATTCTATGTTAGATAGAAGCATTGAAAAATCAGAATTATCTGTTTCTAAAAGTTTAAAAATATCAAAGGCAATATTCTCAAAATAAGGTATTGTATTTCTCACGCCATTTATTAAGCCTATTTCATCCTCTAATTTTGTGAAAGTTCTTTGTCTGCTTCCTGCAGGGTTCCACACACCATAATGGTAGGAACTTTCCCGTGGTGGCAAAGCCGTATTTTTTGCAATTTGGAGTAAAATAGTCTCTAAATTTGAAACAACTTTAACCGGTTGGACTCCTAATTTTCTAATTGAAGATATCAGAAAACCCAAATCCCTCATTGCTGCAAGGTTGTTTTCTACATCAAGACTTTGTATAAATTTAAGAGAAGGTAATAAATCAGAAGTTAACTCAATTAAACCCTTTAAATTTTCCTTTTGATTCAAATCATGCAACATGTCAACATAAGGATCGAAACCTAAAGGATCCAATACAGAAACTCTTAAATGTAAATCTGCACTGTATTTTATCATTTTCAAACCATTATTATACGAACTTAATCATTTTAAGCATCTAGTTCCACCAATTTAATTAAAAGAAAAGCTACCTGAGTTCACATTTAATTTAAGCCCAAACACAATGTGATATAATAAGATTATTTACTTGGAAGCGTTGTGTATTTTATTATTTAGTAAACAACCTGGGGCAAGCCTGCCTTTGTCGTCAGACAAGCCTCGGAGCACCCGCCTGCTTAGTCGGGCAGGTTCAAATCTCGATTATTGAGTAAAATATGCTTCGATTTTACTTACAACATACTTTATCTCTTCATCAGAAATAGTATTATAAATAGGCAATCTTAATAGTTTATTGCTTTCTAATGTAGTGTATTCATCTTTATCAATGCTACAATTTAATTTTCTGCCGCGAATAGAATTGTGCAATGGTGTATAATGAAATGAATTCATTATTCCATTTTTCTTTAAGTAAGACATTAAAGCATCCCTTTGTCGCTTGTTTTCACATTTCAAGAAAAAAATGTGAGCGTTGTGTTTGTAATCAGCCTGATGCTTAGGAAGCAATTTATTTAGAATTGGATTTTCGAGCATTAAATTGAAATAAGTATTCCATTTCAATTTCCTCTCTTCAATAATTTGTTCGCTTTTTATTAATAAAGGATATAAAACAGCAGCATTGAACTCAGGCATATTGAATTTTGAACCACTGTCAATCCATTCATAAGCATTTACTTTTTTTTTGAAAAAAGCAGATCTGTTGGTCCCATTATCGTAGCATATTTTTACTTTATCGACATATCTATTTTTACATAATAATACACCTCCCTCGCTACAACCAATATTTTTCAATGTATCAAAACTGATACAGGAAAAGTCACCCACACTACCCAGCAATCTGTCATCATCCGTTTTTGCGCATATCCCCTGTGCATTATCCTCAATTAACAGCACATCAGATTCATCACAAATTTGCTTTATTTTGTTCAATTGACAAGCCACACTTCCATAATGCATAACAATTACAGCTCGTGTTTTCTTGTTTATCAAATTTTTTATACTCTCAGGGGGAATATTCATGGTTTCTGGATCAATATCCGTAAACCTTAATACCGCACCGTAATTTGAAAAAGCATTGGCCACACCAACAAAATTATAAGAGGACATAATAATTTCATCGCCCGGTAATATGCCAATAGACAAAGCAATTAATTCCATTGCTCTTGTACAGGAACTGGTCATAAATGCAGTGTATTCGGGGTATTTCTGTTTAAAATATTCTTTGCACTTTTGTGTAAATACCCAATCACTAATGGTCTCTGGATTTTTAACAAGAAATTCTACATTATTACTGCTATCATTGCAGGTATATGGTATATTGAATGGGATTTTCATCAATGAGTAATGTTTTTGTAAAAATAGTTTTTTAGAACCTAAGTTTGAAAACGAATTTGGGTACAGTACAATAAGCAATTTTAAATTTATAAAGTCATAATTTCCCTACTACAAAATGATTAATCTTATATAATACATGTGCGCCAATAATTCATTCTTTCTTTCGGGAATCCTTTCGATATTTTTAATGATATTTACTCATGTGTTTTTTAACACTTATTTTGATTCTTACGAACCTATCAGTAATTATTTAATTTACTCAGCGGCAGAATTAAACACTTATTTTAAGGCAATATCTAATAATGATTTTGGACTTTTTCAGTTATACATGCTCCTACAGCAAAAAACATCAAATATTTCTGTATTTAGTTTAGCTAAAGTCTTTTTTGTGTTGATTTCGTTTTGGATAATGTTTTATTGCATTATTAGCAAATCAAAACAAACAGTCATGCATTTATTCTTATTGGGAATATGCATTTTACTATATTTTGAAAATATGGTTTTCATTAACAATGTAAGGATCAGTTTCTTATTGTCCTTTGCTACTTTAATGTACCTTTTTGTATCAAAAATAAAAGGTGAGAAAATAAATTTATTATTGTTTTACACCTTAGTTGTATTGTCCGTTATAAACAGGATAGAAATAGCTATGGTGGTTTTTATACTTGGGTTTATTTATAGTCTTATTTTTTCAAAAAAGAAAATACTACACAGTGCAAATGCAGTTATTATATGTGCTGTATTCTACTCCGTATTTCTTTGGGGCAATTACACCTATAATAACACAGCTTATAATTATATTAAAATTGAAAAGGCACTTGACGACAGGAGAGATTTCAGGTTTTCAAGCATAAATAACTTAAATACTTTAACAAATGAAGAGGTGAAAATGTATGCCAGAGCTTTATTTGTTCTGGATGAACCTACATTAAATATAGAAGAATTTGATTTTTCAAAAGTATTAAAGCACAAAACTTTCAGTGAATACATAATGAAAAATTCAGATTTTTTTTCCATATACACCAATCAACTTATAGAAAGTTACAAAATATTCACTGAATACTACTGGCCGGTACTTATCATTCTTTTTATTAGCATTATTTATATTTCCCTTTCAGTAAAAGCTCAATTATTAAAAATCATACTTTTTACTCTGTGTTACATTGCTGTTATTCCATTTTTGGCCCTCATGGGGGAGGTTCCTAAATCATTTATTGCTCCATACATTACTACAGGAGTATTTATTTCTATTTGGTACATTTATTTAAATATCAAAATGAAAAAAACAGTTAAAGTTATTTTTGGAATGACATTCCTTATTTGTAGCCTATTGCTATATATCACGAATATTCAACCTACACTAAATAAAAAAAGAAACCTACAGCTAAATTCTGATAAAATATACAATGATTTTAAAACTGAAGAAGAAGTTTTTATATTGACAATATTTGACTGGAAAATCTTACCAGTTGAGTTGTTTCACCCCAATGCAAGTTTTATTTTTAACAGCATAAGTTTCAGACAATACGATCATACTAATATTTTTCAGCTACAGAAAGAGCGAACTTTTGGTGAAAATTATGCAAGTCTAAAACATCGATTCGAGTATTTAATCAAAAATAAAAGAGCTGTTTATGGCAGCAATTACATAACAGATTTTTACAAAGCATACCTAAATAGGGTTCATGATTTTAAAATTGAATTTATACCTATTAAAAACATTGAAAACACTGATATTTATAAATTCAGAATCGAGATGATTCAATAAGTAAACAACTTTTCAATAAACCTGCATTTTACATTTGAAGTGCATTTGCAAAATGCAAATCAAATAAAATTAAGCCCCATTTTACATGAGTTTATTATGCACTTTTAAAATTAATTCAGATACAGTATACTATCCTACTGATAATTTTATTACTTCTATATTTACCCTTAACAAAATCTCATGTCTCGTCCATGAATAATAAAATTCCAAGTAGGCAGCAAAGATTATTTGACCTTATTGAGCCTTTCAAGAACAGTAAAAACATAGCTTTCAGCCGTTTGTCAAACAAAAAAACGGAGTTTATTTCCTACGAAAAATATTACGAACTGAGCCATCTTCTGGCTGAAAAATTTATTTCCTCAGGAATATGTATTGGAGATGCTGTTGGATCTATTTTAAACAACAGAAAAGAATGGAATATAATTGATATGGGGGTAGTGCTATCAGGCGCTGTGCATGTTTCGATCTTCCCTACTTTTTCTGAAGAAAATATAATACACATTTTAAGTCAATCAAAAGTTAAAGTATTATTTGTTTCTAAACCATCAATCTATTCCAAAATTCTTTCCCTAAAAGACAAACTGCCTAATTTACAGGATATAATACTGGTAAATAACAATCAATTTTACGATTACATCCCCGATAAGACATCTACAATTTTAAAAGACAAACTAGAAGGAAGAAAAAAGAATATCACTAATGAATCGATCTGCTCAATTTTATATACTTCAGGTAGCTCTAGCAAACCTAAAGGTGTACCTATAAGCCACACAAGTTTTTTGATTTATGCTGAAAGTCTAAACAATACTTATGGTGATTTTGCCGGGTCAAATATGCTAAGCTTTCTTCCACTTTGTCACGGATTTGAAAGAAGTCATTCTTATTATTATCAAGCGCATGGAAAACAAGTGAATTATATTGATCCGGGACCAAATTTATTGCAATACATTGAGCAGATTAAACCAACATTTTTCACGATTGTTCCATCAATTCTTTCAACTTTGCTCAGAAATATTGAGGTTGATAAAAAAGAAATAAATAAAGTATTCCCTAAACTTCAGATAATCTCAAGTTCAGGTGCTCAACTCAATGAATCTATAATTAAATTCTTCAAAGAAAAAACGGACATTCTGTTATTACAGTCTTATGGCTGTACTGAATGTCTTGGAATTTCAGCAAATAACATACATCACAACAAGCCAAGTACCTCGGGAAAAATATTGCCCTATGTAGAAATTAAAATCAACAATGAAGGCGAAGTAATGGTAAAAAGCCCTACCCTATTTAAAAATTACTTTAAAATTAAAACTTCAGCTTTTTTTGAGGGTGATTATTTTAAAACAGGTGACTTAGGTGAATTGGATAATGAAGGTTATCTTACCCTAAAAGGGAGAAAAAACAACTATTTCAAATTACCGAATGGAAGGTTTTTTGATCCATTTGCACTTGAAGAAAAGATAAAGGACTTGAAATCTGTAAACGAATGTATATTAACACTTCAAGACAACAGATTAATTGCTATTATCAACCTGCATTTAGAAAAATCAAATGAATTAAAAACATCTGAAATTAAAAATCACATTTTAGCTTTGAATCGAAAGCATATTGATAATGAAAAGATTTCGGGCTATATTATCACAGAGAATAAATGGAGTCCTGATTCAGGCGAGTACACACACAATATGAAACAAAGGAGAAGTTTTATTCGAGATAAGTATATTAATCTTGAAATCGAGTTTTTATGAATGAATTAAATCGTTTTTTAGAATTGATATCTTATGAGTTAGAAGATGTTTCAATAGAGGATCTTTCACCGGCCATTGACATAAAAAAACTAGATCAATGGAATTCCATCAATGCAGTTTTTATTTTAAACATGATTAGCGAGCATTATAAAATTGAAATAAGTTTTGAGCAATTAAAAGCTTCACATTCAATCGAAGAACTTTTTAAGTTAATTCAAAAAAATCAAAAACAGAGCTGATTGAATAGTGACTATATCGATATTGTAATACCTGTTTTTAATGCTGATAAACATATAGAAAATACTGTTACAGCTTTTTTAGAAGCATTTATAAATAGCAGAATCATTCTAATAGATGATTGTAGTGAGGATGAAACCTGGAATACGCTATTGAAGATAAAAGAAACGCACTCAGAAAGAATTTCAATCGTAAGGCTAAATAAAAATCTGGGGCAACACAAGGCTACATTTATTGGGCTTACTTATTCGCAAAACATATTTGCTGTAACTACTGATGATGATATGAGCATTCCTTGTGTAGAAATTGAAAAATGCCTTCACATTCTTAAAAATAGCGGGAATGAATTATTGGTAATGACCTACGATAAAAGCCGCAAAAGCAAAGTCAGACTGGCATTTAATGAGTTGGTAAAACGCTTGCTAAAAATTGACAATTATAGTACAAATCATAAAATAATTCATAAAAAACTGATTGGTAGAATTGAAAATTACTATTCTAATTTGCTTTTTATCGACATAATACTTTTTCACAACACCAGCAGATATCAGTTTCAGGATGTACTGCATTTTAACAATACCAAAAGTCGGTACAATATCTTTTCAAAGGTTTACTTTTTATCAACCTTTCTGTTTCATTATCTACATTTTAATTTTCTAAAAAAACAAAATACCAATAATTTTTCGTCTGATTACCTCAAGAAATTCAAAGCAGATGAGCTATTATAACAATATACATTTCGCGGATTTATCTGAAGAGCACCTGGAGATGTTAAGGAATTGGAGAAATACTGATGAGGTCAAACAATTTCTTGTCAATAAAAATCATATAAAAGCAGATGAGCAAATAAAGTGGTTTGCTGAATTGGATAAGCGCAAAAATATTTATTATATCGTTTATTATGAAAACACAGCAATTGGTTGTGCAAGCTTAGTTAATATAGATTACAAGAAAAAAACAGCCCAACCGGGTTTTTTCATAGGAAATATTAAATTCAGAAATCATCCTGTGGCTGTATTTTCAGTATATAAACTTATAGAGCGGGCATTTAATGATCTGAAATTAAATCATTTAGAATCTGTGGTTTTAGCAGAAAACAAATCTGCCATTCAATTGTATCGCTTTTTAGGGTTTGGGCTTACTCCAATAAATACAGAGCTTATGAATTCTAAAATAAGCAGGAAGCAGTTTTACAACAATCAATCTGTAATTAAAAAGAAATTGTTCGGGAATTGATAATTGCAAATCTCCTTAAATTACATTTCATGTCTTGTTAGTTTATACAAACTTAGTTTACCATTATTTCTTCCAACAATAATCAGAGGCTTTTCTCCATCAGTATCAACATCAATTATTGCCCTACAATCTCCATCCGCCCACAAACCAGTTTCAGCAGGTAATAATTCATTAAAATCTCCATTTCCATCGCCTTTCAATATCAAGCCTTTTTGAGCTGTGTATTGTCCTCTTTCGACCTCGCTGTGATAGAAATTTCCAACTACTGCAATATCCTGATTTCCATCCTTATCAAAATCAAGTACAAGCATGTCCATAATAGGAGCTACCTGTGCCCATACGGGCAAGATTTTAACATCAAACTTTCCATCACCTGAATTTTGCAAATAAATTGAAGCTGTAGTGTGTGCTTTTAAATGATAAGCGCTTTCTAAATTTTCCATACCAAACACATCATATACTGATGCCTTACCAAAATCTGAATATCGATAGTATTTTTTGGACAGTCCGTTTATTTTCTTTTTTAATGGCCCTAACTGCTTAGTAGGATATAGGACACTATCTTCATAATAGCATGCTGTTATTACATCAAGAGAACCATTATCATCAAGATCACCAGCAAATATCTCCAGCGGATAGGAAGCTGAAGCTTTATACCGCGTGTTTAAGCCAAGATTACCGATAACATAATCCGGCTTCCCGTCATTGTTAAAATCACCAGTTTCTATGCTGTTCCAAAAACCACTTAAGGTATCCACTGGGAAAATTTCCCTGGTTTTATTTACTAGTTTTCCATTTACATATTGAAAAAACTGAGGAGACATATATTCTCCAACTACTATCAAATCATCATTTTCATCTCCATTAAAATCAGTCCAAATGGCATCTGTTATCATTCCAATATTTTTCAATCCTACTGCAAGTTTATCTGTATGATCCCTGAACGCTCCATCTTCATATACAAACAGGTAGCTCTCCGGTGGCAACGGGTACTCCCATGCCTTAACCCTCCCCCCTACAAAAACAAAGGTTTGATTATCGATTTTTCCGGGACGCACAACTGAAGCACTAGTATTAATCTGTGGCAGGATATATTTCTGAAATTTACCTTTTCCTTTATTGAGATAATAACGGTGGTTATAAAAATCATCTCCATGCGCCTTCTCATTGCCCCCAGAGGCCACATAAATATCATTCATGCCATCGCCATTGATATCAAAAATAGCTATACCTGCATCTTCTTTCCACTTTTCACCTGCCAGTGTTGTGGTATCATTTCTAAAAACACCAGAACTAATTTGATAATAAATTTCAGTGGGATATCCTGCTGCTCCACCAATTATAATATCTTCCAAGTCATTCCCACTAATATCTCCCTTAGCCATATAGGGACCAAAACGCGAGTACAATTGAGGCAACAGTAGGTTTTGCTCAAAATCTAAATAATCATTTTCTCTATGTTGATAATCTATAAGACCAGGAATTTCTGCAATTTGAAATGGGGAATTCGGCTTATTTTCGGCTGGTTTTGCTCTTAGCTCGTCTTCTAAATAATTCACTTCAAGTAGTTGATTTGCATGAATCGTTTTCAATTTCGTTTGTTTCCCATTTGACCAGGTAACTATCAAGGAATCAACTTTTTCAACCTCATCTAGGCCAAAATGTAAAAAATGCTCAGAGCTTGAATAAAATCCTCTGCAAGGATTGAGTTCCTGAAGTTGCATTTCATCATTGTAGTAAATTTTCACTTTGCTGTGCAATATTGAAAATTTATTGCCCGCATCTAATTTAACCCGCAAATAATTAGTTGTAGTGTCATTAAGCTCCCTCGAATTGTTCTTTAAAATGACACTATATTGTTTGGAATTATTAAAAATCAATTCCAAATCCCCGTCATTATCCAGATCTGCATAGGCAGCTCCCCTGGTGTTCAAAGGTTTATTTTTAAACCATTGCCGGCTCACATCAGTAAAATCCAAATCACCCTTGTTGCTAAAAAAGAAATTGGTAAAATAGTCAGCAGTGATTGTATCTCCTAAAATCAATTCAAATACATTGAAATTTTCATCTCTGGTTATAGAGTCAAAATAAAGCGGAGTGTCATGCTCAAGGAATTTCTGAATATAATATCCATTGCTCACAAATATATCCTTGTGCTTATTGTTGTTAAAATCAGCCAGCAATACAGACCAGCTCCATTCAGTGGCATCCGCATCAATCATCTCTGATATTTCTGAAAATTGCTTTTCCCCATGATTGACATACAACATATTTTTTACGGTCTGATTTTTTATTAAAGTTGAAATATTGCCATAACTCCAGTCAAATAACTTTTCATATTTGACCGTCTTGTCACGATAATATGTATAGGGTCTCATATCCGTTACGAAATAATCTAAGAGTCCATCATTATTAATATCTGCTCCATCTACACCCATTGAGAAGAAAGAAGTGTTTTCAAACAGAATTTCATTTTCAAAATTATTTCCTTCATTGTTTATAAATGAGAGGTCTGGAGGATCAAAATCATTTGTCACAAATAAATCCACCCAATCATTATTATTAAAATCTGAGCAAAACAATGACCATGAAGTTTGAACTACACTTCCTTTATTTAACCCAAGCTCTTTAGCGCGAGAATAAAATCCACCATTTTCAGATTGAAGGAAAATTTTAACCGGGGGTATACTGTCCACAGTCATATCATCTTCAATTTTAAACAGCATGGTATTTTCTTCATTAAAATCAACATCCCATGTTGAAATGGCTATATCTGTCAATCCATTTTTGTCAAAATCAGCCAGGCCTATACCACTAACAGCATCTTTAAAGTCTATTTTATAAGCATCGTCTTTTTCAAACTTAAAATTCCCTTTATTTATAAATATCTGAAAATTAGATTCTATTTTTTCCAAAGTCACACTTTCGTCTTCTGTAAAGTTTACATATGAAGATTGACTTGAAGCATCTCTCCTTCCAATTAACAAGTCCAATTTCCCATCGTTATTGATATCCCATATTACAACTGAGGTAGCCCCTCTGAAAGGGGGGATTCCAGATAAACCAAAACGATTTTCAAATTTTAGATCCCCCAGGTTTTCATATAAACCGTGAAGAGAATCACCTACAAGAAAAATATCCTGCAAACCATTGCCATTTAA
Coding sequences within it:
- a CDS encoding GNAT family N-acetyltransferase; this translates as MSYYNNIHFADLSEEHLEMLRNWRNTDEVKQFLVNKNHIKADEQIKWFAELDKRKNIYYIVYYENTAIGCASLVNIDYKKKTAQPGFFIGNIKFRNHPVAVFSVYKLIERAFNDLKLNHLESVVLAENKSAIQLYRFLGFGLTPINTELMNSKISRKQFYNNQSVIKKKLFGN
- a CDS encoding phosphopantetheine-binding protein, translating into MNELNRFLELISYELEDVSIEDLSPAIDIKKLDQWNSINAVFILNMISEHYKIEISFEQLKASHSIEELFKLIQKNQKQS
- a CDS encoding AMP-binding protein, which codes for MNNKIPSRQQRLFDLIEPFKNSKNIAFSRLSNKKTEFISYEKYYELSHLLAEKFISSGICIGDAVGSILNNRKEWNIIDMGVVLSGAVHVSIFPTFSEENIIHILSQSKVKVLFVSKPSIYSKILSLKDKLPNLQDIILVNNNQFYDYIPDKTSTILKDKLEGRKKNITNESICSILYTSGSSSKPKGVPISHTSFLIYAESLNNTYGDFAGSNMLSFLPLCHGFERSHSYYYQAHGKQVNYIDPGPNLLQYIEQIKPTFFTIVPSILSTLLRNIEVDKKEINKVFPKLQIISSSGAQLNESIIKFFKEKTDILLLQSYGCTECLGISANNIHHNKPSTSGKILPYVEIKINNEGEVMVKSPTLFKNYFKIKTSAFFEGDYFKTGDLGELDNEGYLTLKGRKNNYFKLPNGRFFDPFALEEKIKDLKSVNECILTLQDNRLIAIINLHLEKSNELKTSEIKNHILALNRKHIDNEKISGYIITENKWSPDSGEYTHNMKQRRSFIRDKYINLEIEFL
- a CDS encoding glycosyltransferase — encoded protein: MNSDYIDIVIPVFNADKHIENTVTAFLEAFINSRIILIDDCSEDETWNTLLKIKETHSERISIVRLNKNLGQHKATFIGLTYSQNIFAVTTDDDMSIPCVEIEKCLHILKNSGNELLVMTYDKSRKSKVRLAFNELVKRLLKIDNYSTNHKIIHKKLIGRIENYYSNLLFIDIILFHNTSRYQFQDVLHFNNTKSRYNIFSKVYFLSTFLFHYLHFNFLKKQNTNNFSSDYLKKFKADELL